The following coding sequences lie in one Enterococcus sp. 9E7_DIV0242 genomic window:
- a CDS encoding SDR family oxidoreductase, translating into MDWLNIKDKVVIVTGASSGIGAAVAEELCQLGVFVVNGDINEGKLKHPNLDFVQTDVTSRESVEGLVNFAMNKYGKIDALVNNAGVNAPALLADKEIESEYELTDALFERMTNINQKGVYLASQLVGKIMLKQKSGVIINMSSEAGLEGSEGQSCYAATKAAVNSFTRSWAKELGKEGIRVVGIAPGIMEETGLRTLNYETALAYTRGKTVEDIRKGYSQTSTIPLGRSGRLTEIADAVAYLISDKASYISGVTINVAGGKTRG; encoded by the coding sequence ATGGATTGGTTGAATATCAAAGATAAAGTGGTAATTGTGACAGGTGCTTCATCAGGCATTGGCGCAGCAGTTGCAGAAGAATTATGTCAGCTTGGTGTATTCGTTGTAAATGGTGACATCAATGAAGGAAAGCTGAAACATCCAAATCTGGATTTTGTTCAAACAGATGTAACATCCAGAGAATCTGTTGAAGGCTTAGTAAATTTTGCTATGAATAAATACGGAAAAATCGATGCTTTGGTAAATAATGCCGGAGTCAATGCGCCTGCTTTATTGGCAGACAAAGAAATCGAGAGTGAGTACGAGCTGACGGATGCACTATTTGAACGAATGACAAATATCAACCAAAAAGGGGTTTATCTGGCTAGCCAGCTCGTTGGAAAAATCATGTTGAAGCAAAAATCCGGTGTAATTATCAATATGTCATCAGAAGCTGGTCTGGAAGGCTCGGAAGGTCAGAGCTGCTATGCCGCTACGAAGGCAGCTGTCAATAGCTTTACTCGATCATGGGCTAAAGAGCTTGGCAAAGAAGGCATACGTGTTGTCGGAATTGCACCGGGAATCATGGAAGAAACGGGACTCAGAACGTTGAACTACGAAACAGCTTTGGCGTACACAAGAGGGAAGACCGTCGAGGATATTCGCAAAGGATATAGCCAAACAAGCACGATTCCGTTAGGTCGAAGTGGTCGACTGACCGAAATTGCTGATGCGGTTGCTTATCTGATTTCTGACAAAGCCAGCTATATCAGCGGTGTCACAATCAATGTTGCCGGTGGAAAAACCAGAGGATAG
- a CDS encoding sugar-binding transcriptional regulator: MDEEKLLIRIAEMYYQEDKNQSQIAKELNIHRTTISRLLKRSREEGVVQITINYDKSASYSLEQTLEQRFGLEKAVVIPVASELSRQQKEHFLGKAAGDYFLNYVQDGMKVGFSWGHALAAMVEEMSTKELKNVLCLPMIGGPSGKLASEYHVNTIAYAASKKLSCAALMIDSPAITETAELRTALMKNSFNQELSKLWQELEIAVFGIGSPSLSANDVWQGFYGEEAKDLETKGIVGDVLSRFFDKEGVAVKSTLDDRIIGLSMEQLKRVPQRIGIAESKEKVRSIHAALKGEILTTLVTTEETAREILSLD; the protein is encoded by the coding sequence ATGGATGAAGAAAAATTATTGATAAGAATTGCTGAGATGTATTATCAGGAAGATAAAAATCAAAGCCAGATCGCCAAAGAGCTGAATATCCATCGTACAACAATCAGCCGTTTACTGAAGCGTTCCAGAGAGGAAGGCGTGGTTCAGATCACGATCAATTATGATAAATCGGCTAGCTATTCGTTGGAGCAAACCTTAGAACAACGATTTGGTTTAGAAAAAGCCGTGGTTATTCCAGTTGCCTCTGAACTGAGTCGACAGCAGAAGGAACATTTTCTTGGAAAAGCTGCGGGTGATTACTTTCTAAACTATGTACAAGATGGAATGAAAGTTGGTTTTTCCTGGGGACATGCGTTAGCGGCGATGGTGGAAGAAATGAGCACAAAGGAATTGAAAAATGTTCTTTGCTTGCCAATGATAGGCGGACCGTCCGGTAAGTTAGCCAGTGAATATCATGTGAATACGATTGCTTATGCCGCTTCCAAAAAGCTTAGCTGTGCCGCTCTTATGATCGATTCGCCGGCAATCACAGAAACCGCTGAGTTACGAACTGCTTTGATGAAAAATTCGTTTAATCAGGAACTCTCCAAGCTTTGGCAAGAACTGGAGATTGCTGTGTTTGGTATTGGAAGTCCTAGCTTAAGTGCCAATGATGTTTGGCAGGGGTTTTATGGGGAAGAGGCGAAAGATTTAGAGACGAAAGGGATTGTTGGAGATGTGCTCTCTCGATTTTTCGATAAGGAAGGTGTTGCAGTAAAAAGCACTCTGGATGATCGAATCATTGGCTTGTCGATGGAGCAGTTAAAGAGAGTTCCTCAGCGAATAGGCATTGCTGAGTCAAAGGAAAAAGTTCGGAGTATTCATGCCGCATTAAAAGGGGAAATATTGACAACCTTGGTTACTACCGAAGAAACCGCTCGTGAGATCCTTTCGTTGGATTGA
- a CDS encoding MerR family transcriptional regulator, with protein MNIAQFSKISGVPVSTLHYYDKLALFSPAEKNDQNGYRDYTAEQLSELNKILTLRDSGIKLDAIKAILSKQPDITYLSQMLEENIALLEDEVIDRRNRIQRIQTDLFLLKNGGIPLMNEIIIKQIEPIHGVSIRRSYKKNDPNQTFDAFCEEIWQELEEKIQKYNISLTTPCMTRYFEGLFFDPSSSLIDLEIIEPVIKPIPLKHSEPLQMITLPGQTVVSAIHHGSLSEIGDTFDKMMVWLKTNHYEVNGPIREIYHRVETDPLADQATPVTELQIPITDG; from the coding sequence ATGAATATTGCGCAATTTTCAAAAATCAGCGGTGTCCCTGTCAGTACGCTTCATTATTATGACAAGCTCGCTCTCTTTTCACCAGCTGAAAAAAATGACCAAAATGGGTATCGTGATTATACAGCTGAACAACTGTCTGAGTTGAATAAAATTTTGACTCTTAGAGATTCTGGGATCAAGTTAGATGCGATTAAAGCAATACTTTCGAAGCAACCAGATATCACTTATCTGTCTCAGATGCTTGAAGAGAATATCGCGCTACTCGAAGATGAAGTAATTGATCGAAGAAACCGCATCCAAAGAATACAAACCGATTTATTTTTATTGAAGAACGGAGGAATCCCACTAATGAATGAAATCATCATTAAACAGATTGAACCTATTCATGGTGTCAGTATACGACGCAGCTACAAGAAAAATGATCCTAATCAAACCTTCGATGCATTTTGTGAAGAAATTTGGCAGGAGCTTGAGGAGAAAATTCAAAAATATAACATTTCGTTGACAACACCTTGTATGACTCGCTACTTTGAAGGACTTTTCTTTGACCCATCCAGCTCGTTAATCGACCTTGAAATTATTGAGCCTGTCATAAAACCGATACCGCTTAAACACTCAGAGCCTCTTCAAATGATTACATTACCTGGGCAAACAGTGGTCAGTGCTATTCATCACGGCTCGTTGTCTGAGATTGGGGATACCTTTGACAAGATGATGGTTTGGCTCAAAACAAATCATTATGAAGTAAATGGACCTATCAGAGAAATTTATCATCGAGTGGAAACAGATCCTTTAGCTGATCAAGCAACACCTGTCACCGAACTGCAGATTCCGATTACAGACGGATAA